Genomic segment of Flavobacteriales bacterium:
GCTGTGGTTCCATTCGTACATTGATTTCTTTGGTCAACAATGTAAATATTGTTTGTTCCTTCTTCCAACACAATGCTCCAGTATGCCCATCCACTTTTTAGGTTTGGATGACCTGCGGTGTTCATTTGTACCCAAAACTGACGATTTGGAGAAGAGCCAAAAGTTTTGCTCACAATAAAGTCGCCACTTCCAACGGTAATACCCCAAATAGCAATGGTATTGTCAGGCAAACTCGTACTTGGTAAAGCTGCATTTGTATTTCCAGGATAAGAACTTGGAGTTCCAAAAGTCAGCAAACCCTCACCAACCTTGCAAGTGGTGTAGTCGGAGCCATTAAAATTAAAGGTAAAAGGAATGTTAATGTCGCCAGACCATCCTGTTACAGGGCCGGTCATAACGGTTGTCCAAGTATTTGGCAATCCACCACCAACAGGATATTCTGGGTCGTTATTCAAGTTTCCGGGATTTTGTCCCAATTCCCAGTCTAAGATGTAGTACTGCGATTTTCCAACAATGCTAAGCGATAACGCTAACAAGATAAGAGTAAATTTTTTCATATTAAACACTATAAATTTTAAATGTGATGCGACAAATGTATAAAATTTAATTTATGCATTACAACCAGTTAATATTATGATTAAAAAAAATTACAAAAGGGCGTAAAATTCTTTTTGAATGGAAATGCCCTTGTCTCTTGCATACCAACCATGCAGTTCGGTTGCAAATTCATCATGCGATTTTCCGGAGGCTTTGCTTTCGAGAAATAATTGTTGTGCCTCTTTTGGCCGCGGCCCCCACGTAAACAAAATTTCATTTTCCGAATCAATAGCTATAACTTTTGGAATTGAACGCCCGCCATTGGTAAGAAATTGATCCATGATTTCAAGATTTTCATCACGTAATATTAGTTCGACTTTTATGTTATGATTATGCTTTGATAGTGCATCAATAATAGGTAGGTTTTGGGCCGCATCTCCACACCAGGCCTCGGTTAAAATAAGCCAAGTTTGGGGTTTTACTTTTTTAATTCTCTCTTCCAATTCGGGCAAAATTTTGACCGTTTTCTCAATCCGCTGCATCCTTTTCTGGTTAAGTTTTGTGTATTCGATCATATAGTCGTCTTGATTGCCTCCAGTTGTTTTTCCTTCGGCCAACAAATCATCCATCATTTGACGATATTCTGTGTACGAAAATGATTTTTCGTATTGATAATTAAATTTCATGCTTACCTTAACAATGCTACAACTGAACTGTTTGATTTTCTAAAATTGATTTTAGTGCAGAAACCGCCTCATCAATATCTTTTTGGGTAGAGAACCGACCAAATGAAAAACGAATAGCCTGCCTATCTTGCGGATGTTTAATGGCTTCTAAAACATGAGATTCTGAGGCAGCCCCCGAGTTGCAGGCCGACCCTCCACTACAACAAATTCCGGCTATATCTAATTTAAAAAGCAACAAGGCATTGTTTGATTGTGGCGGCACAGAGCAACTCAAAACGGTATATAATGCCTTTTCAAACGAAGTTTCTCCATTTATTTGGATTCCTTCTATTTGGTTGCACAATTGGTCAATGGCGTATTGCTTTAGCCCAAATATTTGCTTTTGTTCTGCGGCTAATTGGTCAAATGCCAACTGAAGTGCTTTTTCTAATCCAACAATTCCGGCCACATTTTCTGTTCCGGCTCTGTGATTTCGCTCTTGGCCTCCACCTGTTATCATTGATTTCAGTTTGAGCTGATGGTTTACATAAAGAAATCCAACGCCTTTGGGGCCGTGCAGTTTGTGTGCGGAGCAGGTCAGCAAATCTGCTCCAAACTCTTTTACATCAAAGGCATAATGCCCCATGCTTTGCACGGTGTCGCTGTGAAAAATACATTCGTTGGCTTTTGCTATTTCCGAAACCTTTTTGTAGTCGAGCAAGGTGGCAATTTCATTATTGGCGTGCATCAAACTTATCAGCGATTTGGGGTAGTTTGAGGCCAGCTTTTCCAATTCAGCTAAATCAACGTTTCCTTTTTCATCAACCGATACCAAATGTACGTTGCATCGGCCTTCTTTTTCCAATATTTTGCAGGTTTCTAAAACAGCCTTATGCTCAATGGGCGAGGTAATTATATGTTTGATACCTAAATCGTTTACAACACAACGAATGGCCATGTTGTCTGCCTCCGTGCCACCAGAGGTAAACACGATTTCGCGAGCCTCGGCATTGATTAATCCTGCAATCGTTTTTCGGGCATTTTCCAGAGTTGCCTTTGCCGTTCGGCCAATGCTGTGGGTGGCCGAAGGGTTTCCATAGTTGTTTTTAAACACCTCACACATGGCATCAATTACTCGTTCGTCGAGTGGGGTGGTGGCAGCATTGTCGAGATATATTTTTGAAGTAGCCATTATAGTCATTCTTAAAAATTACGTGGATTGATGGTACAATAACTTAAAACTTTATAGGCCAACTGAGCCAATAAATATTCCGACCTTATCTGGCCTTCAATGGGTGCACATTCCACAATATCAAAACCAACAATTTTTTTATTCGTACATATTTGTCGGAGTAAGTTTAAGGTTTCATACCAGAGCAAACCGCCTGGTTCGGCAGTACCAACTGCGGGACAAATGCTCGGGTCGAGGCCATCGGCATCAATGGTTATATATACCTCATCTGTTAAATGATTGAGTATTTCTGAAATATAGGTTTGGTTGTTTTGCAGCTGGTGGCCATAAAAAGTCTGAATGTTTTTGCTCGATTTTATCAATTGTGATTCTTCGATGCACTGAGCCCGAATGCCCACCTGACTTATTTTTACTCCCAAATCATTTATTCTTGCCATTACACTTGCGTGCGAATACGGATTTCCGTGATATGCTTGTCGCAAATCGCTGTGGGCATCTATTTGAAGAATAGAAACATTCGAATTTTGTTTGTGAAAGGCTTTAAACACACCGTATGTTATGGTATGCTCTGCTCCAAAAGTCATCACAAATTTTTGGTTATCAATATGTTTGGTAGTGTTTTCTTCAATAAATTGAATGGCATTTTCGTCGGCTTTTCCTTCAAAGTTTAAGACTTCCTGCGTGGCTATCCCAATTTTTTTGTACGGTTCGTCGTCCAATTCTTCATCATAAAATTCTACAAAATGAGATGATTCTAAAATGGCTTCCGGCCCTTTGTCGCTGCCTGATAGGTAGGAAGATGTATGCTCGTAAGGCAACAATTGCAGAACCACTTTGCTTTTATGATAGTCAAATAAATCGGGTTCACTAATGCCCAAAAAATTACTGTCTGAATCGTAAAATTTCATGGTGCAATATTAGTTGATTAGTTTGTTAGTTCATAAGGCTTGGAAGCTGTGCAAAATATTGCTTTGTACAGATTCTGGGGTTATGAGAAAAACAGTATCTTTGATTGGTTTTAATGTATTCCGCAATAGGAGCAATGATAGATAATATCAAATACATCATTTTAAATCTTTACTTCGGTTTTATTATTTCATTGTTGTTTGGTCTTATCGTAGTGTGGATAGAATATGATGTTTCATATTTTTTTGGTTTTATCATGGTTTTACCGAAGATTCTTTTTATCAATTTAGTTTCTGTTTCTATTTACCTGACAATAAGACGTATAAGTGCCAACCACAAGCTTCAGATACTATTTATTTTTATTTCTAATCTTATATCCGGTGTAATCTATTTTATTCCTGATATTATTACTAGGAGTCCTGTATTTGAGGACTTAGTAAGTCAAAATTTTGGTTTTACCATCTTTTTTATTTTGAATGTTGGCTTTCAATGTTTCATTTACATCCGCGAATTGCGACTGCTAAATGCAACTGAATAAAAGAGGTAGAGGCTAAGGCTTGGTCAAGACTCAATTCGCAATCGAGCCAAAAATCAACTAAAATTTTCAACTTTCACTGTTTCGATTAACTTTGTCCGAAAACTAAAATTATGGGCGAGCAGGCTATTAACACTTTTTCTGATTCGAACCAACGGCGTGCATTTACAAAGCAAGTGCTTGAAGACATTCAGGCGTTGGATTTGATGCTTCAAAAAAACATGATCGAACGCCATACCAGTAGGATTGGAGCCGAACAAGAGTTGGTGCTACTCGATAAAAATTGCAAACCCGCAAGCAATAACATGGAGATACTAAAGACTATCAATAATGAATATTACACCACCGAATTAGCTCGGTTTAACCTTGAAATAAATTTAGACCCCTTTGATTTTAATGCGGATTGTTTTTCGGCTATGGAAAACCAATTAACCGGCTTGCTAAAAGCCGGAGTTGAACAAGCTGCTTTGAAAGATACTAAAATTCTGCTGACAGGAATTGCTCCAACCATTGAACAGTCTAATCTTCATTTTGAACACATGACCCCCAACGTGCGGTATGAAGCTCTTAACAACATAATGCTGGCCGAAAGAGGAACTGATTTTGAGTTGAACATAGACGGAAAAGACGAGCTTATTACACGACACCCCAACATATTATTTGAGGCGTGTAATACCAGTTTTCAGGTGCATCTTCAAATAGACCCCGACGACTTTGTGAAAAAATACAATTGGGCACAGTTTATTGCTGGCCCGGTTATGGCTATTACCACAAACTCGCCATTGCTAATGGGCAAAAGGCTATGGAGCGAAACACGTATAGCCCTTTTTCAGCAAAGTGTTGACACCAGAAATACTGGAATGATTGCCAGAACAAAAGAACCACGAGTTTCTTTTGGAAAATCTTGGATTAAAAACTCGGTGACCGACCTTTACAAAGACAATGTGTCACGGTTTGGTTCGCTCGTTCATACCGAATTGGACGAAAATTCGCTGGCTCTGGTAAAAGATGGAAAAGTGCCAAAACTAAAAGCTCTAAATCTGCACAACGGAACTGTATATAAATGGAACAGACCGTGTTATGGAGTTGGAAATGGCATACCACATTTACGCATAGAAAATAGGTATATACCCAGTGGACCAACCGTTTTAGACGAAATGGCAAATGCTGTTTTTTGGCTCGGATTAATGCAAGGTATGCACGAAAAATATGCCGATTTGCCCAATATGATGCCTTTTGAAGAAGTTCGATTTAACTTTTATAATGCAGCCCGCCGCGGCATTGATTGCCAGTTTAACTGGTTTGGAAAAATAATTCCGGCCAAAAGATTGCTCGAAAAAGAGATGCTACCCATGGCGTATGCAGGGTTGGACAAAATGAATATCAACCAAAACGATATTTCAAAATATATGTCGGTTATTGAGGGAAGAATCCGAAAAAACATTACCGGCTCCAAATGGATGATTCACAATTTTAACCAAATGCTTGCGGGCAGCACGCCCAATGAAGCCAGTATCAATCTTACCAAAAAAATGCTCGAAAATCAGGAAAGTCAGAAACCGGTTCATCGATGGAAAAACATTGAATTGAATGAGGTGGTTGGCCAAAAAGAGTTTAAGCGGGTAAATGAAATTATGGAAACCGATTTGTTTACGGTGCACGAGGATGATGCCATAGATTTGGCTGTAAACATGATGAACTGGCAAAACATTAGGCATATTCCTGTAGAAAACAGCCAACATAAATTTGTAGGAGTTATCAATGCACACTGCATTATTGCCTATTTGGCCGACAAAAAACAAACCAACGAAGTGGTGGCCGTAAAAGAAATTATGATTGCCAATTTTCCGACCATTTCGGCACATGCCAGTGCCAGAGTGGCCGTTATGGAAATGGCTCAAAAAAGGGCTGACGCTTTGATAGTAGTAGATATTGAAAACAGATTGCAAGGCATTATCACCGAAAGCGACATTATTCAGGTGTTGAACATGACAAACAAAATAAGCGAATAAGCAAAAAGGGATGCGGGAGGATGTTATAGAAATAACCAGCTTTAATGAAAAATTAAGCGTTGAAAGAATAATCGGCA
This window contains:
- a CDS encoding thioredoxin family protein produces the protein MKFNYQYEKSFSYTEYRQMMDDLLAEGKTTGGNQDDYMIEYTKLNQKRMQRIEKTVKILPELEERIKKVKPQTWLILTEAWCGDAAQNLPIIDALSKHNHNIKVELILRDENLEIMDQFLTNGGRSIPKVIAIDSENEILFTWGPRPKEAQQLFLESKASGKSHDEFATELHGWYARDKGISIQKEFYALL
- a CDS encoding cysteine desulfurase, with amino-acid sequence MATSKIYLDNAATTPLDERVIDAMCEVFKNNYGNPSATHSIGRTAKATLENARKTIAGLINAEAREIVFTSGGTEADNMAIRCVVNDLGIKHIITSPIEHKAVLETCKILEKEGRCNVHLVSVDEKGNVDLAELEKLASNYPKSLISLMHANNEIATLLDYKKVSEIAKANECIFHSDTVQSMGHYAFDVKEFGADLLTCSAHKLHGPKGVGFLYVNHQLKLKSMITGGGQERNHRAGTENVAGIVGLEKALQLAFDQLAAEQKQIFGLKQYAIDQLCNQIEGIQINGETSFEKALYTVLSCSVPPQSNNALLLFKLDIAGICCSGGSACNSGAASESHVLEAIKHPQDRQAIRFSFGRFSTQKDIDEAVSALKSILENQTVQL
- the speB gene encoding agmatinase, producing MKFYDSDSNFLGISEPDLFDYHKSKVVLQLLPYEHTSSYLSGSDKGPEAILESSHFVEFYDEELDDEPYKKIGIATQEVLNFEGKADENAIQFIEENTTKHIDNQKFVMTFGAEHTITYGVFKAFHKQNSNVSILQIDAHSDLRQAYHGNPYSHASVMARINDLGVKISQVGIRAQCIEESQLIKSSKNIQTFYGHQLQNNQTYISEILNHLTDEVYITIDADGLDPSICPAVGTAEPGGLLWYETLNLLRQICTNKKIVGFDIVECAPIEGQIRSEYLLAQLAYKVLSYCTINPRNF
- a CDS encoding CBS domain-containing protein, whose product is MGEQAINTFSDSNQRRAFTKQVLEDIQALDLMLQKNMIERHTSRIGAEQELVLLDKNCKPASNNMEILKTINNEYYTTELARFNLEINLDPFDFNADCFSAMENQLTGLLKAGVEQAALKDTKILLTGIAPTIEQSNLHFEHMTPNVRYEALNNIMLAERGTDFELNIDGKDELITRHPNILFEACNTSFQVHLQIDPDDFVKKYNWAQFIAGPVMAITTNSPLLMGKRLWSETRIALFQQSVDTRNTGMIARTKEPRVSFGKSWIKNSVTDLYKDNVSRFGSLVHTELDENSLALVKDGKVPKLKALNLHNGTVYKWNRPCYGVGNGIPHLRIENRYIPSGPTVLDEMANAVFWLGLMQGMHEKYADLPNMMPFEEVRFNFYNAARRGIDCQFNWFGKIIPAKRLLEKEMLPMAYAGLDKMNINQNDISKYMSVIEGRIRKNITGSKWMIHNFNQMLAGSTPNEASINLTKKMLENQESQKPVHRWKNIELNEVVGQKEFKRVNEIMETDLFTVHEDDAIDLAVNMMNWQNIRHIPVENSQHKFVGVINAHCIIAYLADKKQTNEVVAVKEIMIANFPTISAHASARVAVMEMAQKRADALIVVDIENRLQGIITESDIIQVLNMTNKISE